From a region of the Helianthus annuus cultivar XRQ/B chromosome 5, HanXRQr2.0-SUNRISE, whole genome shotgun sequence genome:
- the LOC110944071 gene encoding acanthoscurrin-2-like, with product MSSKFLYLLITTTLVSVISARDLPVEANALSGSFGVGAGANMGSGGLLGGAIPGMNTGISGGIGGNIGTGPGLGGLGGAGGDGGGGTGGLGQGFGGGGVYGGGGAMGGQGFGSGGVGGDQGFGDGGMGRSIGMGGGIGTGNTGLGNAGIGGGLGGRLGFGSGGGDMSGPAGTGELP from the coding sequence ATGTCATCAAAATTTCTCTATTTACTCATCACCACTACTCTTGTTTCCGTTATCTCCGCCCGAGATCTTCCGGTAGAAGCGAATGCTTTATCCGGAAGCTTTGGTGTCGGAGCTGGAGCCAACATGGGTAGCGGTGGCCTTCTTGGAGGAGCAATTCCGGGAATGAACACCGGAATATCTGGCGGCATTGGTGGGAACATCGGTACTGGTCCTGGTCTTGGTGGACTTGGCGGAGCGgggggtgatggtggtggtggaacagGTGGGCTTGGGCAAggatttggtggtggtggagtgtacGGAGGTGGCGGGGCGATGGGTGGTCAGGGGTTTGGAAGTGGCGGCGTTGGTGGAGATCAAGGGTTTGGTGATGGTGGGATGGGGCGGAGCATTGGAATGGGTGGCGGGATTGGGACGGGTAACACTGGGTTGGGTAATGcaggaattggtggtggacttgGCGGCCGCCTCGGGTTTGGCAGCGGCGGCGGAGATATGAGTGGGCCGGCGGGGACCGGAGAATTGCCGTGA
- the LOC110942082 gene encoding imidazole glycerol phosphate synthase hisHF, chloroplastic, with the protein MEAATLNSPQFTTLHGPLRSRRSLLKLHSNSISFNSPAKFSVRASATGGGDSAVTLLDYGAGNVQSIRNAIRYLGLDIKDVQTPEDILNAKRLIFPGVGAFAAMMDVLNRNGMAEALHTYIEKDRPFLGICLGLQLLFESSEENGPVKGLGVIPGVVGRFDSSNGCRVPHIGWNSLKVNKDSVILDDVANSHVYFVHSYRAVPSEENEEWISSTCNYGIDFISSIRRGNVHAVQFHPEKSGDVGLSILRKFLLPNSSITKKPLEGKATKLAKRVIACLDVRTNDNGDLVVTKGDQYDVREQTKDNEVRNLGKPVELAGQYYIDGADEVSFLNITGFRDFPLGDLPMLQILRYTSENVFVPLTVGGGIRDFTDANGRYYSSLEVASEYFRSGADKISIGSDAVYAAEEYLKTGIKTGKSSLEQISRVYGNQAVVVSIDPRRQYLTSPYEVGFKSVKVSNLGPNGEEYAWYQCTVNGGREGRPIGAYELAKAVEELGAGEILLNCIDCDGQGQGFDIDLIKLISDAVSIPVIASSGAGKAEHFSEVFSETNASAALAAGIFHRKEVPIQSVKDHLLKKGIEVRI; encoded by the exons ATGGAGGCGGCGACGCTCAATTCACCGCAGTTTACCACCCTTCACGGTCCGCTACGTTCACGGAGGTCTCTACTGAAGTTACACAGCAATAGCATTAGCTTCAATTCTCCGGCAAAGTTCTCCGTTCGTGCCTCCGCCACTGGAGGCGGCGATTCAG CTGTAACTCTGCTTGATTATGGTGCTGGTAATGTTCAGAGTATTAGAAATGCAATTCGGTATCTAGGGCTCGATATCAAAGAC GTTCAAACACCAGAGGACATTTTAAATGCTAAACGCCTTATATTTCCTGGGGTTGGAGCGTTTGCTGCAATGATGGATGTGCTAAACCGAAATGG GATGGCTGAAGCACTTCACACATACATAGAGAAAGATCGCCCATTTTTAGGCATTTGTCTTGGTCTGCAACTACTCTTTGAATCAAGTGAAGAAAACGGTCCTG TGAAAGGTCTTGGTGTGATTCCTGGGGTGGTTGGACGTTTCGATTCCTCTAACGGTTGCAGAGTGCCTCATATCGGTTGGAATTCATTGAAAGTTAATAAAGATTCAGTTATTTTAGATGATGTTGCAAATTCCCATGTATATTTTGTTCATTCTTACCGTGCTGTCCCG TCAGAAGAAAACGAAGAGTGGATTTCATCCACTTGCAATTACGGGATTGATTTCATATCATCTATTAGAAGGGGAAATGTACACGCGGTTCAGTTTCACCCGGAGAAAAGTGGAG ATGTTGGTCTTTCAATACTGCGGAAGTTCTTGTTACCAAATTCTTCCATAACTAAG AAGCCGTTGGAAGGGAAGGCTACAAAGCTCGCAAAGAGG GTAATTGCTTGCCTTGATGTGAGAACGAATGATAACGGTGATCTTGTTGTTACTAAAGGAGACCAATATGACGTGAGAGAACAGACCAAAGATAATGAG GTGAGGAACCTGGGTAAACCAGTTGAACTTGCCGGACAGTATTACATAGATGGAGCTGATGAG GTTAGCTTTTTAAATATTACAGGGTTTCGTGATTTTCCCCTGGGTGATTTGCCAATGTTGCAG ATCTTGAGGTACACGTCAGAGAATGTTTTTGTACCACTAACAGTTGGTGGTGGTATTCGAGATTTCACCGATGCAAATGGCAG ATACTATTCTAGTTTGGAAGTAGCTTCAGAATATTTCAGATCTGGTGCAGATAAGATTTCTATTGGAAGTGATGCTGTTTATGCTGCCGAAGAATATCTAAAAACAGGG ATAAAAACTGGAAAGAGCAGCTTAGAACAAATATCCAGAGTCTATGGGAATCAG GCAGTGGTAGTAAGCATTGACCCTCGTAGACAATATTTGACCAGTCCTTATGAGGTCGGATTCAAATCCGTTAAAGTAAGCAACTTAG GACCAAATGGTGAAGAGTATGCATGGTATCAGTGCACG GTGAATGGTGGACGAGAGGGTCGACCAATTGGTGCTTATGAGCTGGCAAAAGCTGTTGAAGAATTGGGAGCTGGGGAGATACTGCTGAACTGTATCGACTGTGATg GTCAAGGACAGGGATTTGATATCGATTTGATAAAGCTAATTTCTGATGCTGTGAGCATTCCTGTAATTGCGAGTAGTGGTGCTGGAAAAGCAGAACATTTTTCGGAAGTTTTTTCAGAAACAAATGCTTCTGCAGCTCTTGCTGCTGGCATTTTTCATAGGAAAGAG GTACCTATCCAGTCTGTAAAAGACCATCTATTAAAGAAAGGAATTGAAGTAAGGATATAG
- the LOC110942081 gene encoding mitogen-activated protein kinase kinase kinase 18 produces MKWTRGPVIGRGSSATVYLATTTATGDRFAVKSTNLSTSVSLQKEQHILSQLNSPNIISYKGHDISYNTYNLHMEYAPNGTISDMIKKHGGSLDECLIRSYTHQILMGLDYLHMNNIVHCDIKCQNVLVCENGVKIGDFGCAKFVENRGNRAFSGTPVFMAPEVVRGEEQGFEADVWALGCVVIEMATGFNPWPEIDDPISGLYRIGYSGEVPELPRWLSPEGKDFLEVCLRRDARERCTVKELLRHPFVVGVKEFAKNSPTSVLNQDFWGCLEVPETSPETTQIVEISGESPVERIRWLVKDSPLCLPNWIDEEGWIMIRSDQIEESLKIS; encoded by the coding sequence ATGAAGTGGACTAGAGGTCCGGTCATCGGCCGGGGCTCCTCCGCCACCGTCTACCTAGCCACCACCACCGCAACAGGAGACCGGTTCGCCGTCAAGTCCACCAACCTCTCCACCTCCGTTTCCTTACAAAAAGAACAACACATTCTCTCCCAACTAAACTCACCAAACATAATATCATACAAGGGTCATGACATTAGTTACAACACGTATAATCTACACATGGAGTATGCACCCAACGGCACAATTTCCGACATGATCAAGAAACATGGAGGATCACTTGATGAGTGTTTGATCCGATCCTACACTCACCAAATTCTTATGGGATTGGATTATCTTCATATGAATAATATTGTGCATTGTGATATTAAGTGTCAGAATGTTTTAGTGTGTGAAAATGGTGTTAAAATTGGAGATTTTGGTTGTGCTAAATTCGTTGAAAACAGAGGAAACAGAGCATTTTCCGGTACACCGGTTTTTATGGCGCCGGAGGTTGTTAGGGGTGAAGAACAAGGGTTTGAAGCTGATGTGTGGGCTTTAGGGTGTGTGGTGATTGAAATGGCAACCGGGTTTAACCCATGGCCGGAAATTGATGATCCGATTTCGGGTTTGTATCGAATTGGGTATTCCGGTGAGGTACCGGAGTTGCCGCGGTGGTTGTCGCCGGAAGGTAAAGATTTTTTGGAAGTGTGTTTGAGAAGAGATGCTAGAGAAAGGTGTACGGTTAAAGAGCTTCTTCGACATCCGTTTGTCGTTGGAGTCAAAGAATTTGCAAAGAATTCGCCGACTAGTGTACTGAATCAAGATTTTTGGGGGTGTTTAGAGGTGCCGGAGACTTCGCCGGAGACAACTCAAATTGTTGAAATTTCCGGTGAGTCTCCGGTGGAGAGGATAAGGTGGTTAGTTAAAGATAGTCCTTTGTGTTTACCTAATTGGATAGATGAAGAAGGTTGGATCATGATTAGAAGTGATCAAATTGAAGAGAGTTTGAAGATTTCCTAA